In Thiospirochaeta perfilievii, a single window of DNA contains:
- a CDS encoding 6-phosphogluconolactonase, whose amino-acid sequence MELSYNKNIKIEAFDSLNTLSKDLVNLLKPGNIALSGGSTYLKLLKEWSTLNLDLDGITFFPVDERVVDFNSEDSNWGNTTRNFLSKFSILPTNHFIDPKEYQVRLSNISMDLVFLGVGDDGHTASLFSTDVVFAHPYKKVISTISPKEPKNRISLTGNYLVESNNIIIILFGDGKKDIVNKVLNNIELPITTLLKRVKNGTIYIHKPLIGDIHE is encoded by the coding sequence ATGGAACTAAGTTATAATAAAAATATAAAAATAGAGGCTTTTGACTCACTAAATACTCTTTCTAAAGATTTGGTAAATTTATTAAAACCCGGAAATATAGCTCTTTCTGGAGGCTCAACTTATTTAAAGCTATTAAAAGAGTGGAGTACTCTAAATCTAGATCTTGATGGGATTACTTTTTTCCCAGTAGATGAGAGAGTTGTGGATTTTAATAGTGAAGATAGTAATTGGGGTAATACCACAAGAAACTTTTTATCTAAATTTAGTATACTCCCAACTAACCACTTTATAGACCCAAAAGAGTATCAAGTTCGATTAAGTAATATAAGTATGGATCTAGTTTTTTTAGGAGTTGGTGATGACGGACACACCGCTAGTCTCTTTTCTACAGATGTGGTATTTGCCCATCCATATAAAAAAGTTATATCCACAATAAGCCCTAAGGAACCAAAAAATAGGATTTCTCTAACTGGGAACTACTTAGTAGAATCTAATAATATTATTATTATATTATTTGGGGATGGGAAAAAAGATATAGTTAATAAAGTTCTAAATAATATTGAACTACCTATAACAACCCTTTTAAAGAGAGTTAAAAATGGTACTATTTATATACATAAACCACTAATAGGAGATATCCATGAGTAA
- the zwf gene encoding glucose-6-phosphate dehydrogenase: MSKTVLLILGGSGDLTKRKLIPALSSIQSKKLLPDELVVIGSGRTDYTHDTYREHVETTKELCDCLYYHVGLDNIKEYINSFGDIGKIVVFFSLPPSVYAKSVQELYKQGLVGNNVSLIIEKPFGRDLESSKELEKDILKFYPKESIFLIDHYLAKEPVQNILIFRFANRIFEPNWNRFHIESIQINCSESIGIEDRAKYFDQSGMIRDMIQSHLLQLLTILTMETPKSSSASDIVAEKIKLLKKLKVKNVIRGQYEGYRDEKGVDPKSNTETFAQVEFRIDSDRWYNVPIYITTGKALKRRGTEIGVVFRDADTPIFENDNLKKNAIVFTVQPQSGIIVDLVNKIPGWGVSLTNTNMSFCYSNQFSNNIPDAYQRLLVDAIKGDKTLFVGIEETGEAWRVIEPALSESELIYYKKGEDPIETLIEDPLDFTKYINIC, translated from the coding sequence ATGAGTAAAACTGTTTTACTAATATTAGGAGGATCTGGAGACTTAACAAAAAGGAAACTGATTCCAGCCTTAAGTTCTATACAGAGTAAGAAGTTACTCCCTGATGAATTAGTAGTTATTGGGTCTGGAAGGACAGATTATACCCATGATACATATAGAGAGCATGTTGAGACTACAAAGGAGCTTTGTGACTGTTTATACTACCATGTAGGTTTAGACAATATAAAAGAGTATATAAATAGTTTTGGAGATATTGGTAAAATTGTTGTTTTCTTCTCCCTGCCTCCTAGTGTCTATGCAAAGAGTGTTCAAGAGTTATATAAACAGGGCTTAGTAGGTAATAACGTATCTTTAATTATTGAGAAACCCTTTGGTAGGGATTTAGAGAGTTCAAAAGAGTTAGAAAAAGATATATTAAAATTTTATCCTAAGGAGTCAATATTTTTAATTGATCATTATCTTGCAAAAGAACCTGTACAAAATATTTTAATCTTTAGATTTGCCAATCGTATTTTCGAACCTAATTGGAATAGATTTCATATAGAGTCCATTCAAATAAACTGCTCAGAATCTATTGGAATAGAAGATAGAGCTAAATATTTTGATCAAAGTGGAATGATTAGAGATATGATTCAGAGTCATCTCTTACAACTGTTAACAATTTTAACTATGGAGACTCCTAAAAGTAGTAGTGCTTCAGATATAGTAGCTGAAAAAATAAAACTTTTAAAAAAACTTAAGGTTAAAAATGTTATTAGAGGGCAATATGAGGGGTATAGGGATGAAAAAGGTGTAGACCCTAAATCAAATACAGAGACATTTGCTCAAGTTGAGTTTAGAATAGATTCTGATCGTTGGTATAATGTTCCAATTTATATAACAACAGGGAAGGCTTTAAAAAGAAGAGGAACTGAAATAGGTGTTGTTTTTAGGGATGCGGATACACCAATATTTGAAAATGATAATTTAAAGAAAAATGCAATTGTTTTTACAGTACAACCCCAATCAGGGATTATTGTAGATCTTGTTAATAAAATTCCAGGATGGGGAGTCTCTCTAACTAATACAAATATGAGTTTTTGTTACTCAAATCAGTTTTCAAACAATATTCCGGACGCTTATCAGAGATTATTAGTAGACGCAATTAAAGGGGATAAAACTCTATTTGTTGGTATAGAGGAGACAGGAGAAGCTTGGAGGGTTATTGAACCTGCCCTTTCTGAATCTGAATTAATATACTATAAAAAGGGAGAAGATCCCATAGAAACATTAATTGAAGATCCTTTAGATTTTACAAAATATATAAATATCTGTTAA
- the gnd gene encoding decarboxylating NADP(+)-dependent phosphogluconate dehydrogenase — protein MNKTDIGVIGLAVMGENLALNMESRGYSVSVFNRTYSKTKNFIEGRAKGKNFVGSQEIKDFVNSIGKPRKIMLMVKAGEVVDKTIDTILPFLDKNDIIIDGGNSDYRDTQRRVDELATKGILFIGSGVSGGEEGALLGPSLMPGGNPKAWPFVKDIFTAISAKAKNGDPCSNWMGNGGAGHFVKMVHNGIEYGDMQLISEAYNIMKNLLNMSNEEIGKQFSTWNSGVLDSYLIEITADIFKFKEDGDYTLDKILDVAGQKGTGKWTVENSLDLGNPLTLITEAVFSRYLSSIKDVRLQVEREFKTPVVKLLKSRDEVLADLEKTLYSAKMISYTQGFTLLRDADKKFNWDLNMAEIAETWRGGCIIRSTFLDKIADAFRKEDDLVNLVLDDYFKQELIKSLDGFKSLCSIALLNEIPVPAFTSALNYFNGLKSGKLPANLIQAQRDYFGAHTYERVDKERNDFYHSNWTGRGGTTSSTNYNV, from the coding sequence ATGAATAAAACAGACATAGGAGTCATTGGGCTTGCAGTAATGGGCGAAAACCTAGCATTAAACATGGAGAGTAGGGGCTACTCTGTTTCAGTTTTTAATAGAACATATAGTAAAACAAAAAACTTTATAGAGGGTAGGGCTAAGGGTAAAAACTTTGTAGGATCCCAGGAAATAAAGGATTTTGTTAATTCTATAGGTAAACCTAGAAAAATTATGTTAATGGTTAAGGCTGGAGAGGTTGTTGATAAAACTATAGATACTATTCTACCCTTTTTAGATAAAAATGATATAATAATTGATGGGGGAAACTCTGATTATAGAGATACACAAAGAAGAGTTGATGAATTAGCCACTAAAGGGATTTTATTTATTGGTTCTGGGGTTTCAGGAGGAGAAGAGGGAGCTTTATTAGGACCTTCTTTAATGCCAGGAGGTAATCCTAAGGCTTGGCCCTTTGTAAAAGATATTTTTACTGCTATTTCAGCTAAGGCTAAAAATGGAGATCCTTGTTCCAACTGGATGGGGAATGGTGGGGCAGGACACTTTGTAAAAATGGTTCATAATGGTATAGAGTATGGTGATATGCAATTAATATCTGAAGCTTATAATATTATGAAAAATCTATTAAATATGAGTAATGAAGAGATTGGCAAACAGTTTTCAACATGGAATAGTGGCGTCTTAGATAGTTATCTAATAGAGATTACAGCTGATATTTTCAAGTTTAAAGAGGATGGAGATTATACTCTTGATAAGATCTTAGATGTTGCAGGACAAAAGGGAACAGGAAAGTGGACGGTAGAAAACTCCTTGGATTTAGGCAACCCTTTAACATTAATAACTGAGGCGGTTTTTAGTAGATACTTATCCTCGATAAAAGATGTAAGATTGCAGGTTGAAAGGGAGTTTAAAACTCCAGTTGTTAAACTATTAAAGAGTAGGGATGAGGTATTAGCAGATTTAGAAAAAACTCTATATAGTGCAAAAATGATATCCTACACCCAGGGTTTCACACTCTTAAGAGATGCAGATAAAAAGTTCAATTGGGACCTAAACATGGCAGAGATAGCTGAAACATGGAGGGGAGGTTGTATTATTAGAAGTACATTTTTAGATAAAATTGCTGATGCTTTTAGAAAAGAAGATGATCTAGTAAACCTTGTATTAGATGACTATTTTAAACAGGAATTAATAAAATCACTAGATGGTTTTAAATCCCTATGCTCTATAGCTCTATTAAATGAGATACCAGTTCCAGCTTTTACATCTGCTTTAAACTATTTTAATGGATTAAAAAGTGGTAAATTACCTGCAAACTTAATTCAAGCCCAGCGAGACTATTTTGGTGCCCACACATATGAGAGAGTTGATAAAGAGAGAAATGATTTTTATCATTCAAACTGGACAGGTCGGGGTGGTACAACATCCTCTACTAATTATAATGTATAA
- a CDS encoding DMT family transporter — protein MSKQKLAILLALLSTLLWSTVATSFKISLKQLNPENLVLYSTLISLFIFTIILVKNRRFNSIKNLGKKDILYSIISGFLNPFLYYLVLFKTYSLLPAQVAQPLNYTWPIILIIFSSIIFKEKLKRKDFLSFCLSLVGISLVSSNSFSNIDINGLGVILGVLSAVIWALYWVINRVDSRENDIKLFLNFLFGSIFILIYNFLFVPIQIPNMVGILSTIYVGLFEMGITFYLWANALKYANKAATISLIVYLSPFLSLIFISIFLKETITITTIIGLILIVSSILYNKLAGK, from the coding sequence TTGTCTAAGCAAAAACTCGCTATTTTATTAGCCCTACTATCAACACTACTTTGGTCTACAGTTGCGACTTCTTTTAAGATATCCCTTAAACAGTTAAACCCAGAAAATTTAGTTTTATACTCAACCCTAATCTCCCTATTTATTTTCACTATTATATTAGTTAAAAATAGAAGATTTAATTCAATAAAAAACTTGGGTAAGAAAGATATTCTATACTCTATAATTTCAGGATTTTTAAACCCATTTTTATACTATTTAGTTCTTTTTAAAACCTATAGTCTATTACCTGCTCAGGTTGCTCAGCCTTTAAACTATACATGGCCAATTATATTGATAATTTTCTCATCTATAATTTTTAAAGAGAAACTTAAAAGAAAGGATTTTTTATCTTTTTGCCTATCTTTAGTTGGAATTTCTCTAGTCTCATCAAATAGTTTTTCAAATATAGATATTAATGGGTTAGGTGTCATATTAGGTGTTTTAAGTGCTGTAATTTGGGCTCTATATTGGGTAATTAATAGAGTAGACAGTAGAGAGAACGATATTAAACTCTTTCTAAACTTTCTATTTGGCTCTATTTTTATACTTATATATAATTTTCTGTTTGTACCTATTCAGATACCCAATATGGTAGGAATTTTATCAACAATTTATGTGGGACTTTTTGAAATGGGTATTACGTTTTATCTGTGGGCAAATGCTCTTAAGTATGCTAACAAAGCAGCAACTATTAGCCTTATTGTCTATCTATCTCCCTTTTTATCTCTAATTTTTATATCCATTTTTTTAAAAGAGACAATTACTAT